A part of Lacinutrix sp. 5H-3-7-4 genomic DNA contains:
- the thrA gene encoding bifunctional aspartate kinase/homoserine dehydrogenase I produces MQVLKFGGTSVGSSKNINRVITILENYATKDKVICVVSAVGGITDKLLKAGRLAQKKDEDYLSEYKTIKSIHLKLLLDLVPSKNKTISKTIEDKLKQLKELLDGIYLINELSPQTSDKLLSFGELLSSFIITEALKYKGVNAKRKNTQDLIVTNSNFTKAEVDFETTNLKIRDYFNESDYSITIVPGFISKSSKGEITTLGRGGSDYTAAIIAAALNVTQLEIWTDVSGMYTANPKLVKHAFPIERISYQEAMELSHFGAKVLYPPTVQPVLDLNIPIHIKNTLKPEAAGTIISNENNNKTNIATGITNINDIALLTLQGNGMVGVPGFSKRLFEVLAQEKINIILITQASSEHSICFGILQSDASAAETAINTVFEHEISIHKIDPIIVELNLSIIALIGDSMKNHQSISGKMFSTLGKNNINIRAIAQGASERNISAVIAEKDVEKALNTIHERFFEDNNKQLNVFITGIGNVGEKLIDQIEQQHEFLKKNLKLDVRIIGLANSRKMVFNAKGIDLKNWAAQFHHADKSTLEGFFEKATQLNLRNSIFVDVTANEAVSKMYAGYLKNSIAVVACSKIACSSDYKNYKHLKDLSLKYNTPFLYETNVGAGLPIINTLNNLVASGDKVTSIQAVLSGSLNFIFNNFNDHTNFHDTVKRAQFEGYTEPDPRIDLSGIDVARKMLILARENGGTMDIDAIENESFLTKANLESGSVDDFYKTLKKDEAHFQALYANAKAKDCQLKYVAEFKNGKAKVGLQEIPNNHPFSNLEGKDNIVMFYTQRYPEQPLIVKGAGAGADVTASGLFADIIRIGNN; encoded by the coding sequence ATGCAAGTACTTAAATTTGGTGGAACATCTGTTGGTTCTTCAAAAAATATAAATAGGGTTATTACAATTCTAGAAAATTACGCGACAAAAGATAAAGTTATTTGTGTTGTTTCTGCTGTTGGAGGTATTACAGACAAACTACTAAAAGCTGGACGCTTAGCACAAAAAAAAGATGAAGATTATCTATCTGAATACAAAACAATTAAATCCATACATTTAAAGTTGTTATTAGATTTAGTACCAAGTAAAAACAAAACTATTTCTAAGACCATTGAAGATAAATTAAAGCAATTAAAAGAACTGCTAGATGGCATTTATTTAATTAATGAATTATCTCCACAAACATCAGATAAATTACTAAGTTTTGGAGAATTACTTTCTTCTTTTATAATTACCGAAGCTTTAAAGTATAAAGGCGTTAATGCAAAAAGAAAAAACACTCAAGATTTAATTGTTACAAACTCTAATTTCACAAAAGCTGAAGTCGATTTTGAAACAACAAATTTAAAAATTAGAGATTATTTTAATGAAAGTGATTATAGCATAACCATAGTTCCTGGTTTTATTTCTAAATCTAGTAAAGGAGAAATAACAACTTTAGGCCGTGGCGGTAGTGATTATACAGCGGCCATTATTGCTGCAGCTTTAAATGTAACACAGTTAGAAATCTGGACAGATGTTAGTGGTATGTATACTGCAAACCCTAAATTAGTTAAGCATGCATTTCCTATAGAACGTATAAGTTACCAAGAGGCTATGGAATTATCACATTTTGGCGCTAAAGTTTTATATCCGCCAACAGTGCAACCTGTTTTAGATTTAAATATTCCTATACATATAAAAAACACTTTAAAACCTGAAGCTGCAGGCACAATAATTTCTAATGAAAATAATAATAAAACTAACATTGCAACTGGTATAACTAATATTAATGATATTGCGTTATTAACCTTACAAGGTAATGGTATGGTTGGTGTTCCTGGTTTTTCTAAACGTTTATTCGAAGTTTTAGCACAAGAAAAAATTAATATTATTTTAATTACACAAGCATCATCAGAGCATTCTATATGCTTTGGTATTTTACAAAGTGATGCTAGTGCTGCAGAAACGGCTATAAACACTGTATTCGAGCATGAAATTTCAATTCATAAAATAGATCCTATAATCGTTGAGCTTAACCTATCTATAATAGCTTTAATTGGAGATAGTATGAAAAACCATCAAAGTATTAGTGGTAAAATGTTTAGCACATTAGGAAAAAACAACATTAATATTCGAGCTATTGCTCAAGGCGCATCAGAAAGAAATATATCTGCTGTTATTGCAGAAAAAGATGTTGAAAAAGCTTTAAATACAATACATGAACGCTTTTTTGAAGACAATAATAAGCAACTCAATGTTTTTATTACAGGAATTGGTAATGTTGGAGAAAAACTAATAGACCAAATCGAGCAACAGCACGAATTTTTAAAGAAAAATTTAAAACTAGATGTAAGAATTATTGGTCTTGCAAATTCTAGAAAAATGGTATTTAATGCTAAAGGTATTGACCTAAAAAACTGGGCAGCACAATTTCATCATGCAGACAAATCTACTCTTGAAGGCTTTTTTGAGAAAGCAACTCAGCTAAATTTACGCAATAGTATCTTTGTAGATGTTACTGCAAACGAAGCTGTTTCTAAAATGTACGCAGGCTATTTAAAAAATAGTATTGCTGTTGTTGCTTGTAGTAAAATAGCATGTTCTAGCGATTATAAAAACTACAAACATTTAAAAGATTTATCTTTAAAATACAATACGCCTTTTTTATACGAAACTAACGTTGGTGCAGGTTTACCAATAATAAACACATTAAATAACCTTGTGGCTTCTGGCGACAAAGTTACCAGTATACAAGCAGTTTTAAGCGGTAGTTTAAATTTTATATTCAATAATTTTAATGATCATACTAATTTTCATGACACTGTAAAACGTGCACAATTTGAAGGCTATACAGAACCAGACCCAAGAATTGATTTAAGCGGTATTGATGTAGCAAGAAAGATGTTGATTTTAGCCAGAGAAAATGGAGGCACAATGGATATTGATGCTATTGAAAACGAATCGTTTTTAACAAAAGCAAATTTAGAAAGCGGATCTGTAGATGATTTTTACAAAACACTTAAAAAAGACGAAGCTCATTTTCAAGCATTATACGCCAATGCAAAAGCAAAAGATTGTCAACTTAAATATGTAGCAGAATTTAAAAACGGTAAAGCTAAAGTTGGCCTTCAAGAAATACCTAACAATCATCCATTTTCAAATTTAGAAGGTAAAGATAATATTGTAATGTTTTACACACAACGCTATCCAGAACAGCCACTAATAGTTAAAGGTGCTGGTGCTGGTGCAGATGTAACTGCATCTGGTTTATTTGCAGATATTATAAGAATAGGAAATAATTAA
- a CDS encoding homoserine kinase, giving the protein MNQIKIFSPATVANVSCGFDVLGFCLDTIGDEMVIKKTLKKGIKITKIEGYNLPFKTEENVAGVSALALIEALKPDCGFEIEIYKKIKPGSGVGSSSASAAGSVWAINELLNKPFNTTEITNFAMKGEALASGCEHADNIAPALFGGFTLVKSISPLNILQLPTPEDLYVTIIHPQIEIKTSQARAILPKEIPLQNAITQWANVGSLVHALHTNNYNLLSDALQDVVVEPYRSQLIPNFNSIKTQSIIAGALGVGISGSGPSIFALSKGEETANKVAKAMKKVYSNTTINFEIYVSKINKQGMKII; this is encoded by the coding sequence ATGAATCAAATAAAAATCTTTTCGCCGGCAACGGTTGCAAATGTTTCTTGTGGTTTCGATGTATTAGGCTTTTGCTTAGATACTATTGGAGATGAAATGGTTATTAAAAAAACCTTAAAAAAAGGCATAAAAATAACCAAAATTGAAGGTTATAATTTACCTTTTAAAACCGAAGAAAATGTTGCTGGAGTTTCTGCTTTAGCCTTAATTGAAGCATTAAAACCAGATTGCGGTTTTGAGATAGAAATTTATAAAAAAATTAAACCTGGAAGTGGTGTTGGTAGTAGCTCTGCAAGTGCTGCAGGAAGCGTTTGGGCAATTAATGAGTTGTTAAACAAACCTTTTAACACAACAGAAATAACAAATTTTGCAATGAAAGGTGAAGCACTAGCAAGTGGTTGCGAACATGCAGATAATATTGCTCCTGCTCTATTTGGTGGCTTTACATTAGTAAAATCTATATCTCCTTTAAATATATTGCAATTACCAACTCCAGAAGATTTATACGTAACAATTATTCATCCACAAATAGAAATTAAAACATCTCAAGCAAGAGCCATTTTACCTAAAGAAATTCCACTTCAAAATGCCATTACACAATGGGCAAACGTTGGAAGTTTAGTACATGCATTGCATACAAATAATTATAATTTATTAAGTGATGCGCTTCAAGATGTAGTTGTAGAACCTTATAGAAGCCAATTAATACCTAACTTTAATTCTATAAAAACACAAAGCATTATTGCTGGTGCGTTAGGCGTAGGTATTTCTGGTTCTGGGCCATCTATATTCGCTTTATCTAAAGGAGAAGAAACAGCTAATAAAGTAGCAAAAGCTATGAAAAAAGTCTATTCTAATACAACTATTAATTTTGAAATATATGTTTCAAAAATTAATAAACAAGGCATGAAAATTATATAA